From the genome of Clostridia bacterium:
ATGCTACCCCGCAACACCTGGATGCTATACATAGGTTGGGATTAAGCCCCCTTCATCGGACAACCTTCCGGGTCGCCGTAGCGGGGTAATTTATTAAGAGCCCAGCCATTATGAAATGGGGCGCTATAGGTGGGCAGCAAGGCGCTATGGGCATTAGTAGTAACTGCCGGCTGTTCATCGAAGGGGAGTGCCCCATGCGGCAAGCCGTACAACTTTGGAGGGCAAAAACCTAGTAGGGGACGCCGCAGCGGTGGTCCAGAAGTGACCCAGCACTCAACTCAGGGACTTGGGCGGGGAGTTCGCCCGGGTCAGATAGCCAGGGCTTTGCCATATGATAATGAACCAACGGTTGAGTGCTGGGCGGAGCGGAAGACCAAGGACCCAGCCGGAAAGACATGTTTTCTGTTGGAGGAGGATGGACGTGCTTGTAGAGTTTTCCAGTCTCGTGATATTCCTTATCGGTGGCTTAGGTTTTGCAGGGTTGGCATTGGGAGTAGCGCGCTTGCTTCGCCCGAAGCATCCTACGCCGCTCAAGCTTACTACTTATGAATGCGGGCCTGAGCCTCAAGGTCCAACCTGGGTACAGTTTAAGGCCAGCTATTTTCTTTACGCTCTTATTTTTCTGTTGTTCGATGTGGAGACAGTTTTCTTATATCCGTGGGCAGTTAAGTTTCAGGTTTTACCTTGGTTTGCTTTTGTGGAGATGTTTATCTTTATTGGCATACTGGTAATTGGTTTATGGTATGCCTGGAAGGAGGGAGCATTGGAATGGAAGTAAAGGAGCCCAAAGGTAATATAATCTTGACAACCGTTGAGGCTGTACTTGATTTTAGCCGCTCCCGGTCGTTTTGGCCTCTTACTTTTGGCTTGGCCTGCTGTGCTATTGAGATGATGGCGGCTAACTCGGCTAGGTATGATCTATCCCGTTTTGGGTATGAGGTGTTTCGCCCCTCGCCTCGCCATGCCGAT
Proteins encoded in this window:
- a CDS encoding NADH-quinone oxidoreductase subunit A, producing MDVLVEFSSLVIFLIGGLGFAGLALGVARLLRPKHPTPLKLTTYECGPEPQGPTWVQFKASYFLYALIFLLFDVETVFLYPWAVKFQVLPWFAFVEMFIFIGILVIGLWYAWKEGALEWK